The Methanomassiliicoccales archaeon genome includes a region encoding these proteins:
- the carA gene encoding glutamine-hydrolyzing carbamoyl-phosphate synthase small subunit, with the protein MDSCRLILEDGSVVEGVGFGFKKTVFGEVVFNTGMTGYQESLTDPSYRGQILIMSFPLIGNYGVNAQDFESERVQVTGFVVREVCSDPSPMYGGKTLDEFLREFEVPGICGVDTRALIIKIREHGTLRGAISYDEDVESVLEKVKKMPFPAAYNLVGEATAKKIVKHEKKNAKTIALFDCGCKGSILKELKKRFTVIQVPYDTPVEFFRNNDIDGIVISNGPGDPAHPALRETIIKTIQKIKEDYPIMGICLGNQILALAFGGRTYKMKFGHRGANQPVKFRNKVFITSQNHGYAVDKDSLINEGFQADQINVNDGTVEGMRHCELPIFSVQYHPEASPGPTDTSFLFDEFASMLEGTR; encoded by the coding sequence ATGGATTCGTGCCGCCTCATCCTCGAAGATGGAAGTGTTGTCGAGGGTGTTGGCTTTGGTTTTAAGAAAACGGTTTTTGGCGAAGTCGTTTTCAACACCGGGATGACGGGTTACCAAGAGAGTCTTACAGACCCCTCATATAGAGGACAAATTCTCATCATGTCCTTTCCCTTGATCGGGAATTACGGGGTCAACGCACAAGACTTTGAGTCGGAAAGAGTACAGGTTACTGGTTTCGTTGTCAGGGAAGTCTGTAGTGATCCTTCCCCGATGTACGGGGGAAAGACACTTGACGAATTTCTTAGGGAGTTCGAAGTACCAGGCATTTGTGGTGTCGATACGAGAGCGTTAATCATCAAGATCCGGGAACATGGAACCCTTCGCGGAGCAATCTCATACGATGAAGATGTGGAATCTGTTTTGGAAAAAGTCAAGAAAATGCCATTTCCCGCAGCATATAATCTCGTTGGAGAGGCAACTGCGAAAAAGATCGTCAAACACGAAAAGAAAAATGCGAAAACGATCGCCCTCTTTGACTGCGGATGCAAAGGCAGTATTTTGAAAGAGCTGAAGAAAAGATTTACTGTTATTCAAGTCCCGTACGATACGCCTGTAGAATTTTTCAGAAATAACGATATTGATGGTATCGTCATTTCAAACGGTCCAGGCGATCCTGCACATCCTGCACTCAGGGAAACAATTATCAAAACGATCCAGAAGATCAAGGAAGACTATCCAATTATGGGGATATGTCTCGGTAATCAAATCCTCGCACTTGCCTTTGGCGGACGAACCTACAAAATGAAATTCGGTCACAGAGGTGCGAATCAGCCCGTCAAGTTTAGGAACAAAGTTTTCATCACATCGCAAAATCACGGGTACGCGGTAGACAAGGACAGTCTGATCAACGAGGGATTTCAGGCAGACCAGATTAATGTCAACGATGGTACTGTCGAAGGAATGAGGCACTGCGAGCTCCCAATATTCTCTGTTCAGTATCACCCCGAGGCGTCACCAGGACCAACAGACACATCATTCCTCTTTGATGAGTTTGCTTCGATGCTGGAGGGGACACGATGA
- the carB gene encoding carbamoyl-phosphate synthase large subunit, producing MIEKKLKKLMVIGSGPIIIGQAAEFDFSGSQACRSLREEGFETVLVNSNPATIQTDFETADQVYIEPLNAETVAMIAEKEGVDGILSGMGGQTALNICSELAENGTLDRLGIRLLGTQPLSIALSEDRELFRDTMKKIGEPIPKSIAVRNIDDAKKAASELGYPVLVRPAYTLGGTGSGIARNEEELESIAGKGLIYSRIHQVLIEENVLGWKEYEYEVMRDSKDNCIIVCSMENLDPMGIHTGESIVVAPALTLRDVDHQRLRSAAIKIIRALGIEGGCNIQFAFNPETKEYRVIEVNPRVSRSSALASKATGYPIARVAAKIAVGKTLDEIKNKITGKTYAAFEPAIDYVVLKIPRWPFDKFRTVDRRIGTQMKSTGEVMAIGRTVEEAIMKAVRSLEIDKMDLEPESWSDAELEEELTCPTDKRLFAIAEAIRRGMNLERIADLTKWDIFFIKKIKNIIDMEEEIKNAKEIDRDLLLRAKKMGFPDETIAQLLRASPEEIRKLRISLGIVPTYKMVDTCAAEFEAATPYFYSTYETHCEAKKSTNKKVVIIGGGPIRIGQGIEFDYCCVHGVMALQEEGIDAVIINNNPETVSTDYDISNRLYFEPLTLEDVLNVIEKEDADGVILQFGGQTAVNLAVPLQKALEGRKTRILGTDPEMMDVAEDRKLFSALMDRLGIKQPASGTGYSFAEVKDIAAKIGYPVLVRPSYVLGGRAMEIVYNEKELETYVSSAVKVSRKHPILVDKYLSNAIEIDVDVVSDGEDVFIGGILEHIEEAGVHSGDATMVIPPQTLSKQIIDEIISITHKVARALQIKGLMNLQLAVKDNEVYMLEANPRASRTVPFVSKAIGIPLAKIATKVMLGKTLKELGLVGVAPFGHVAVKASVFPFLKLPGVDSILGPEMKSTGEVMGIGDSFEEACYKAFIAAGYKLPLNGSVYITVSDRDKEAVLPVARELWQMGFTIYATKGTSTFLRNHGIQTTTVYRISENISPDALGLMRKGEIDLIINTPTESSGARRDGYMMRRLAVELEIPFITTIQAAKATVGAIKWARERRIDVNELKSYHPPSTPISILTPQS from the coding sequence ATGATCGAGAAGAAACTAAAGAAATTGATGGTCATCGGCTCCGGCCCAATTATTATCGGCCAAGCTGCAGAATTCGATTTTTCTGGCTCCCAAGCTTGTAGATCTCTCAGAGAGGAGGGGTTTGAAACCGTTCTCGTGAATTCAAACCCAGCAACTATACAGACTGATTTTGAAACAGCGGATCAAGTATACATCGAACCACTCAATGCTGAAACAGTTGCCATGATTGCTGAGAAAGAGGGGGTCGATGGTATACTCTCAGGCATGGGAGGTCAAACAGCCCTGAACATCTGCTCCGAGCTCGCAGAAAATGGAACACTCGATCGACTCGGCATCAGACTCCTTGGCACCCAGCCTTTGTCGATCGCCCTCTCGGAAGATCGGGAACTTTTTAGAGACACCATGAAGAAGATCGGTGAGCCGATTCCAAAAAGTATTGCGGTGCGGAACATTGATGATGCAAAGAAGGCCGCAAGTGAATTGGGATACCCAGTGCTCGTGAGACCAGCATATACTCTTGGCGGTACGGGTAGCGGAATTGCCCGGAACGAAGAGGAACTTGAATCCATTGCCGGCAAGGGGCTCATTTACTCACGCATCCATCAGGTCCTGATCGAAGAGAATGTCCTCGGATGGAAGGAATATGAATATGAAGTTATGAGAGATAGCAAAGACAACTGCATCATCGTCTGTAGCATGGAGAATCTTGATCCCATGGGCATCCATACGGGCGAGAGCATTGTTGTCGCGCCCGCGCTTACATTAAGAGATGTTGACCATCAGAGACTTAGGAGCGCGGCGATCAAGATCATAAGGGCTTTAGGGATAGAAGGTGGGTGCAATATCCAATTCGCTTTTAACCCCGAGACTAAAGAGTACAGGGTCATCGAAGTCAACCCGAGGGTTTCAAGGTCCTCAGCACTCGCATCGAAAGCAACGGGCTATCCGATCGCAAGGGTAGCTGCAAAAATCGCCGTCGGTAAAACACTCGATGAGATCAAGAATAAAATTACTGGAAAGACCTATGCGGCATTTGAACCTGCAATTGACTACGTGGTTCTCAAAATCCCAAGGTGGCCTTTTGACAAGTTCAGAACAGTCGATCGGAGGATAGGTACCCAAATGAAAAGCACCGGAGAGGTCATGGCGATCGGGAGGACGGTTGAGGAGGCGATCATGAAAGCCGTCAGATCTCTCGAGATCGACAAAATGGACCTTGAACCGGAAAGTTGGAGTGATGCAGAACTCGAAGAAGAACTTACATGTCCAACTGATAAGAGATTGTTCGCGATTGCAGAGGCGATCAGAAGAGGAATGAACCTCGAAAGGATCGCCGACCTGACGAAATGGGACATATTCTTCATCAAAAAGATCAAAAACATCATCGATATGGAAGAAGAGATCAAAAACGCGAAGGAAATCGATAGGGACCTTCTTCTCAGGGCGAAGAAGATGGGGTTCCCCGATGAAACTATCGCGCAACTCCTAAGAGCATCGCCTGAGGAAATCAGGAAACTGAGGATTTCGCTAGGTATCGTACCAACGTATAAAATGGTCGATACCTGCGCGGCCGAATTCGAAGCCGCGACGCCTTACTTCTACTCAACCTATGAGACACATTGTGAAGCGAAAAAGTCGACGAATAAAAAAGTCGTCATCATTGGTGGAGGGCCGATCCGAATTGGACAAGGGATCGAGTTCGACTATTGCTGCGTCCATGGCGTCATGGCACTGCAGGAGGAGGGTATCGACGCAGTGATCATCAACAACAACCCAGAAACGGTCAGCACGGACTATGATATTTCAAACAGACTGTATTTCGAGCCACTGACGCTTGAGGATGTTCTCAACGTCATCGAGAAGGAAGATGCCGATGGTGTTATTCTTCAATTCGGGGGCCAGACAGCAGTCAACCTCGCTGTACCCCTGCAGAAAGCCCTCGAAGGCCGCAAGACGAGAATCTTAGGGACGGATCCAGAAATGATGGATGTCGCAGAGGATCGCAAGCTTTTCTCGGCGCTCATGGATCGCCTTGGGATTAAGCAACCAGCATCTGGGACAGGATACTCATTCGCAGAGGTCAAGGACATCGCCGCCAAAATAGGCTATCCAGTGCTCGTGAGACCGAGCTATGTACTCGGCGGCAGAGCAATGGAAATCGTTTATAATGAAAAGGAGCTCGAAACTTATGTCAGTTCGGCTGTCAAGGTCTCAAGGAAACATCCGATTCTTGTTGATAAGTATCTTTCAAACGCGATTGAGATCGATGTCGATGTCGTTTCCGACGGAGAAGATGTCTTCATTGGAGGCATCTTAGAACACATCGAAGAAGCAGGTGTGCATTCAGGCGATGCGACAATGGTCATCCCGCCACAAACCCTGTCAAAGCAAATCATCGATGAGATCATTAGCATCACTCATAAGGTTGCGCGCGCACTCCAGATCAAGGGTTTGATGAACCTTCAGTTGGCGGTCAAAGACAACGAAGTTTACATGCTTGAGGCCAATCCCCGCGCTAGTAGGACTGTACCTTTCGTATCAAAGGCAATAGGGATTCCGCTCGCAAAGATTGCGACGAAAGTCATGCTCGGTAAGACGCTGAAGGAACTGGGATTGGTCGGCGTTGCCCCGTTCGGTCATGTGGCGGTCAAAGCTTCAGTCTTCCCATTTTTGAAACTACCAGGTGTTGACAGTATCTTAGGACCTGAAATGAAGAGCACAGGGGAGGTCATGGGGATAGGCGATAGCTTCGAGGAGGCTTGCTACAAGGCATTCATTGCTGCTGGTTACAAGCTCCCCTTGAACGGTAGCGTGTATATTACGGTCAGCGATAGGGATAAGGAGGCTGTACTTCCAGTCGCGAGAGAGCTGTGGCAAATGGGCTTTACAATTTATGCAACAAAAGGAACCTCAACTTTCCTGAGGAATCACGGGATACAGACAACAACGGTGTACAGAATCAGCGAGAACATTTCGCCTGACGCTCTTGGCCTCATGAGAAAAGGAGAGATTGATCTCATTATCAACACACCGACCGAGAGCTCTGGGGCGAGAAGGGATGGGTATATGATGAGACGCCTCGCCGTTGAACTCGAAATACCTTTCATTACCACAATACAGGCGGCAAAAGCTACGGTTGGTGCTATAAAATGGGCAAGGGAAAGGAGAATCGATGTCAATGAGCTAAAGAGTTATCACCCTCCTTCAACACCGATCTCGATCTTAACGCCGCAATCATGA
- a CDS encoding EamA family transporter: MNPYVCAFIAIIGISFSSIFIRWSDAPPLVIAAYRMGLTSLLLLPVAVSVSRAELKKMSSRQLISLSIVGFMLALHFFFFISAVKLTTIANAVILVTSHPLIVCILSSLFFREPVRHWMIGAFVGFAGVTLIYSGSVGIGEDIGNLLALLGAIAASMYIISGRVMRQRMGLITYVFIVYSFSSIFLVVACLITGAPLWPYPPQELAIFFGLAVVSTIFGHTLFNYSLKYLPATFISVSFLGEPVGATLLAALLLGEIPSTIAIFGGSLVIIGIMIAALRSRSVLKEGDNSLAH, encoded by the coding sequence CTGAATCCCTATGTCTGCGCGTTCATTGCCATTATCGGCATCTCATTTTCCTCTATTTTTATCCGTTGGAGCGATGCTCCTCCTCTTGTTATTGCTGCTTACCGTATGGGGCTGACCTCACTTCTTCTCCTGCCTGTTGCAGTGAGTGTTTCACGAGCGGAATTGAAGAAGATGTCAAGCAGACAGCTTATTTCTCTCTCGATCGTGGGGTTCATGCTCGCCCTTCATTTTTTCTTCTTCATTTCTGCTGTAAAATTAACAACAATCGCAAATGCTGTCATCCTCGTAACATCCCATCCGCTCATCGTTTGCATCCTTTCTAGCTTATTTTTTCGTGAGCCTGTTCGTCACTGGATGATCGGCGCATTTGTAGGCTTTGCTGGTGTCACTCTCATCTATTCAGGGAGTGTAGGAATCGGCGAGGATATAGGGAACCTCTTGGCGCTGCTCGGTGCAATTGCCGCATCGATGTACATCATTTCTGGAAGGGTGATGAGGCAAAGGATGGGTCTCATCACCTACGTCTTCATTGTATACTCCTTTTCCTCGATTTTTCTAGTGGTGGCGTGTTTAATCACTGGTGCACCTCTCTGGCCCTATCCGCCGCAGGAGCTCGCGATTTTCTTCGGTCTTGCGGTCGTCTCGACGATCTTTGGCCATACTCTTTTCAATTATTCTTTAAAATATCTGCCGGCGACCTTTATTAGCGTCTCTTTTCTCGGAGAGCCTGTCGGAGCGACGCTTTTGGCAGCTCTGTTACTTGGCGAGATTCCATCAACGATTGCGATCTTTGGCGGTTCTCTCGTCATAATCGGGATCATGATTGCGGCGTTAAGATCGAGATCGGTGTTGAAGGAGGGTGATAACTCTTTAGCTCATTGA
- a CDS encoding regulator of amino acid metabolism, contains ACT domain protein, translating into MWRSLAKYFGRYPSQAKVAKLLLQYGLRVSDRTIFCGDVEVADVAVARAAGVDRRIVRAAVETIMSHDELLNVYSQLRPTALFKDVAPVMGWSAIEIIPVDAQMPGILADVAGVIASAGISIRQAIVDDPELSEEPRLYVITESPVPPELIPSIKACRGVRSILIH; encoded by the coding sequence ATGTGGCGTTCATTGGCAAAATACTTCGGACGATATCCGTCGCAGGCAAAGGTCGCCAAGCTCTTACTCCAGTACGGGCTGCGCGTCAGCGACCGCACGATTTTCTGCGGTGATGTTGAGGTCGCAGACGTTGCTGTCGCTCGGGCGGCTGGCGTTGATAGGAGGATCGTCAGAGCAGCGGTTGAAACGATCATGTCACACGATGAACTCCTCAATGTATATTCCCAATTGCGCCCTACTGCTCTTTTTAAGGATGTCGCCCCTGTCATGGGCTGGAGTGCAATTGAAATCATCCCCGTCGATGCCCAAATGCCAGGTATACTCGCAGATGTTGCCGGAGTTATCGCAAGTGCTGGTATCAGCATCAGACAAGCAATCGTCGATGACCCTGAGCTCTCGGAGGAGCCCCGTCTCTATGTTATTACGGAAAGTCCTGTCCCACCAGAACTGATTCCATCAATCAAAGCGTGTCGCGGCGTTCGCAGCATCTTGATCCATTAG
- a CDS encoding 2-amino-3,7-dideoxy-D-threo-hept-6-ulosonate synthase: protein MLGKSIRMERIMDRKTGRAVIVPMDHGISLGPIDGLVDMKKTIDMVADGGATAVVLHKGIVQYGHRSFGRDIGLIVHLSASTNLGTDPNEKVIVTSVEEAIKLGADAVSIHINLGSNTESQMLRDFGEIARKCNEWGMPLLVMIYPRGKNIRDSFDVDLVKHCARVAAELGADVIKTNYTGDIDSFKEVVKGALAPVVIAGGPKMDSDERLLQMVKDSIEAGGKGVSIGRNVFQHRDVVGITKAISKIVLEDASVEEAMRILM from the coding sequence GTGCTTGGGAAGAGCATACGCATGGAGCGAATCATGGACAGAAAAACAGGAAGGGCCGTGATTGTGCCGATGGATCATGGCATTTCACTTGGCCCGATCGATGGATTGGTTGATATGAAAAAAACGATTGACATGGTAGCGGATGGCGGTGCAACAGCCGTCGTTCTTCACAAAGGAATTGTTCAGTATGGTCATCGTTCGTTTGGCCGCGACATTGGACTGATAGTTCACCTTTCTGCAAGTACAAATCTCGGCACTGATCCAAATGAAAAAGTCATCGTAACGAGCGTTGAAGAAGCTATTAAACTAGGTGCCGATGCTGTCTCGATTCACATCAATCTTGGATCGAACACCGAGTCCCAAATGCTAAGAGATTTTGGGGAGATCGCGAGAAAATGTAACGAATGGGGAATGCCCCTGCTCGTGATGATTTACCCCCGAGGAAAAAATATCAGGGACTCTTTCGATGTGGATTTGGTAAAACACTGCGCAAGGGTGGCGGCGGAACTCGGGGCTGATGTCATCAAGACAAATTACACTGGTGATATCGATTCATTCAAGGAAGTCGTCAAAGGTGCTCTGGCGCCAGTTGTCATCGCGGGCGGCCCCAAAATGGATTCAGACGAGAGGCTTCTCCAAATGGTCAAAGACTCAATAGAAGCTGGGGGGAAGGGCGTTTCGATCGGCAGGAATGTCTTCCAGCACAGGGACGTCGTCGGGATCACAAAGGCAATTTCAAAAATCGTTTTAGAAGATGCAAGTGTTGAAGAAGCGATGAGAATACTGATGTGA
- a CDS encoding 3-dehydroquinate synthase II encodes MPGDRKGRIIWVSAAKASSREERKKIVTTALESGFVDILIREEDKEFKKLGKFDAFILKGDEVFLDDSLVGHVLTVKKADDLRKASELKDKIEFVIIKTLDWKIIPLENLIAEFQKSKTKLLASTSSPDEAKLFTETLEVGVSGIVIEPNSPRSLKEFHGVVSRELPPIKLTAVPVSRIVPLSLGDRVCVDTCSLLRIGEGMLVGSQSACLFLVHSESLESEYVASRPFRVNAGAVHAYILGPDGKTKYLSEISSGDELLAVDTSGNCRTVVVGRAKIERRPLILVEIDANGKKYTTILQNAETIRLCTPDGSVSVADLKEGQKVLVKLDEGGRHFGHAINETIVER; translated from the coding sequence ATGCCTGGGGATCGAAAGGGAAGAATCATTTGGGTTAGTGCGGCAAAAGCATCATCTCGAGAAGAGAGAAAGAAAATAGTAACGACGGCATTAGAGAGCGGGTTTGTGGACATTCTCATCAGAGAAGAAGATAAAGAATTCAAGAAGCTAGGGAAGTTTGATGCTTTCATCCTCAAGGGAGACGAAGTGTTCCTCGATGATTCCCTCGTTGGACACGTTCTCACAGTCAAGAAGGCCGATGACCTCAGGAAGGCAAGCGAATTGAAAGACAAGATTGAATTCGTTATCATCAAGACTCTTGATTGGAAAATCATTCCACTTGAGAACCTCATTGCAGAATTTCAAAAGTCGAAAACGAAGCTCCTTGCTTCAACATCAAGCCCAGACGAAGCGAAATTGTTTACGGAGACGCTCGAGGTCGGCGTTTCGGGCATTGTCATTGAGCCAAATTCTCCCAGGAGCCTAAAGGAGTTTCATGGCGTTGTCTCAAGGGAATTGCCACCGATCAAGTTGACTGCAGTACCTGTTAGCAGAATCGTACCGCTATCTTTGGGCGACAGAGTGTGTGTTGATACTTGTTCATTACTTAGAATAGGAGAGGGTATGCTCGTTGGCTCTCAATCCGCCTGCCTTTTCCTTGTCCATTCAGAGAGCCTTGAAAGCGAGTATGTCGCTTCGAGACCTTTCAGAGTGAATGCTGGGGCAGTACATGCATACATTCTCGGGCCTGATGGAAAGACAAAGTATCTTTCTGAAATCTCGAGCGGTGACGAGCTACTCGCAGTCGACACTAGCGGGAACTGTAGGACGGTCGTTGTTGGTAGGGCCAAGATTGAGCGAAGACCTCTCATCCTCGTAGAGATTGATGCAAACGGAAAGAAATACACAACAATCCTTCAGAACGCGGAAACGATACGGCTTTGCACACCAGATGGTTCAGTTTCTGTGGCAGATTTGAAAGAAGGACAGAAGGTACTGGTAAAACTTGATGAGGGCGGAAGACACTTTGGCCACGCCATTAATGAAACGATTGTGGAGAGATGA
- the aroE gene encoding shikimate dehydrogenase, whose amino-acid sequence MRLCVSIAEKNLEDAMAVARNILTKSPDLIEIRFDIMDSLPQKLDVFKEIPVPKIATLRSVDQGGKFTGTDDEKLKFMVRAAESGFEVIDIESNPNLMKMIGGAIRNTKIICSTHDFTGTPDASTVIELLVKNAARSDIAKVAFQVNSIHDLLSIIDGAEGFKETGNEFIIIGMGELGTITRILAHKLGCTFTYVAAEPGKETAPGQLDIETMRFLGDDPIITGITGYPLSHSISPILHNAAFRALKIPGRYLTFPAKKDELEDLVSIVIDLGIRGLNVTIPHKEDIIPYIDKIDSSASQTGAVNTVLNRDGTLIGYNTDLYGVDMTFRKNGVDPSGKETLIIGAGGAARACCAYLLGKGAKVYIVNRTRERAEALIEDFENKIQLLETAELRQRKFDVIINCTPLGMKGFPDTTPVNTEVFSPGQFVFDTIYNPPKTKFLEDAERRGATISSGLEMLIAQAEKAFEIWTGVTPPHEIMLAAAQEALT is encoded by the coding sequence ATGAGACTTTGCGTTTCTATCGCCGAAAAAAACCTGGAAGATGCAATGGCCGTCGCCAGGAATATTCTTACGAAATCTCCAGATTTAATTGAGATTAGGTTCGACATTATGGATTCCTTGCCGCAGAAGCTCGATGTGTTCAAAGAGATACCAGTTCCTAAGATCGCCACACTACGGTCCGTTGACCAAGGTGGAAAGTTCACGGGTACTGATGATGAAAAACTGAAATTCATGGTACGGGCGGCAGAATCAGGATTTGAAGTCATCGATATCGAATCCAATCCGAACTTGATGAAAATGATTGGGGGCGCGATTCGAAACACGAAGATCATTTGCTCAACGCACGATTTTACTGGCACCCCAGATGCATCAACGGTGATAGAACTCCTCGTCAAAAATGCTGCGAGGAGTGATATCGCTAAAGTCGCGTTCCAAGTGAACTCAATTCATGATCTATTATCTATCATTGACGGGGCCGAAGGCTTCAAGGAAACTGGAAATGAATTCATCATCATCGGGATGGGGGAACTCGGAACCATAACGAGGATTCTCGCACACAAACTCGGATGCACTTTCACCTATGTTGCAGCTGAACCAGGGAAAGAAACGGCACCAGGTCAGCTCGATATCGAGACAATGAGATTTCTCGGCGACGACCCCATAATTACTGGTATAACTGGCTACCCTCTTTCTCACAGTATTTCGCCAATACTTCACAATGCTGCATTTCGAGCTCTTAAAATCCCTGGACGTTATTTGACCTTCCCCGCGAAAAAAGATGAACTAGAGGATCTTGTGAGCATTGTCATCGATCTGGGGATCCGGGGGCTCAATGTCACGATCCCGCACAAGGAAGATATCATTCCTTACATCGATAAAATAGACAGTAGTGCGTCTCAGACTGGCGCAGTTAACACGGTGCTCAACAGGGATGGGACTTTGATCGGCTATAACACTGATCTCTATGGCGTTGACATGACCTTTAGGAAGAATGGAGTTGATCCTTCAGGAAAAGAAACCCTTATCATCGGTGCTGGAGGCGCAGCGAGAGCTTGCTGTGCATATCTCCTTGGAAAAGGAGCGAAGGTTTATATTGTGAACAGGACACGTGAAAGAGCAGAAGCATTGATCGAGGACTTCGAGAATAAAATACAACTTCTTGAGACGGCGGAATTGAGACAAAGGAAATTCGATGTCATCATCAACTGCACCCCGCTGGGTATGAAAGGATTTCCAGATACGACACCCGTTAATACAGAAGTCTTCTCACCGGGTCAATTTGTCTTCGATACAATTTACAATCCTCCCAAGACCAAATTCCTTGAGGATGCCGAGCGGCGTGGCGCTACGATTTCATCTGGTCTTGAGATGCTCATCGCCCAAGCTGAAAAAGCGTTTGAGATTTGGACAGGCGTCACCCCGCCACACGAGATCATGTTGGCCGCTGCGCAGGAGGCACTGACATGA
- a CDS encoding shikimate kinase, translating into MKGEAFAHGAATIVNAIATGKGAAFGIGLKTWAEVEIVHGDGVVAEIEGFGHEDTTLIRKCVEAVLARYFPRKGLGAKVRTRSEIPISRGLKSSSAAANAVIFATLRAIGAEYESLEAIKIGTKCAIESGVSITGALDDACASFYGGVVITDNNKGTIIKRDSMPDGLKVLIHVPDFQIRKNRLPLDSIRSIRNIVELAYERALAGDYFTAMTLNGLAYGAALNIGQEIAIRALSKGAKAAGLSGTGPATVILIEEEQLDDFLGDFEDVKFIVTDIYNGELHTQEKGDQR; encoded by the coding sequence ATGAAAGGGGAGGCATTTGCTCACGGAGCTGCGACAATCGTCAATGCGATCGCTACGGGCAAAGGAGCGGCGTTTGGCATCGGCCTAAAGACATGGGCAGAAGTGGAGATAGTCCATGGGGATGGCGTTGTCGCGGAAATTGAGGGGTTCGGGCACGAGGACACAACGTTGATTAGAAAATGCGTTGAAGCGGTGCTCGCCCGTTACTTCCCTAGAAAGGGACTTGGGGCGAAGGTGAGAACGAGGTCTGAGATCCCGATCTCTAGGGGACTGAAGAGCAGTAGCGCGGCAGCTAATGCCGTCATTTTCGCAACACTGAGGGCTATCGGGGCGGAGTACGAAAGTCTCGAAGCGATTAAGATCGGAACGAAATGTGCAATTGAATCTGGCGTTTCGATCACAGGCGCACTCGACGACGCCTGCGCTTCCTTTTACGGTGGAGTTGTGATCACAGACAACAACAAGGGGACGATCATCAAAAGAGATTCGATGCCTGATGGTTTGAAGGTTCTGATCCATGTACCAGATTTTCAGATCAGAAAAAACCGCCTGCCGCTCGATAGTATCAGATCGATAAGAAATATCGTGGAACTCGCATATGAGCGTGCGCTTGCTGGTGATTATTTCACAGCTATGACTCTCAATGGACTTGCTTACGGCGCCGCACTCAATATCGGTCAAGAAATTGCGATCAGGGCATTAAGCAAGGGAGCGAAAGCCGCTGGTTTGTCTGGGACGGGACCAGCGACTGTTATTCTAATTGAGGAGGAACAGCTTGATGACTTTCTTGGGGATTTCGAAGATGTGAAGTTTATTGTGACCGACATTTATAATGGAGAGCTGCATACTCAGGAAAAGGGAGATCAGCGATGA